In Leptolyngbya sp. 'hensonii', the following are encoded in one genomic region:
- the nadB gene encoding L-aspartate oxidase — translation MFDQFDVLVIGAGAAGLYAALCLPETLKVGLITKETLSLSASDWAQGGIAAVTAPEDSVELHFQDTLRAGAGLCDPSAVRFLVEHASDCIGTLVEMGVAFDRSPAGELALTLEAAHSRRRVLHAADTTGRAVVTTLAAQVLSRKNIQVFQQTFVLDLWLDAQTGHCRGVNLLQSDRLIWLQAGAVILATGGGGQVFAQTTNPVVSTGDGVAIAWRAGALLRDLEFMQFHPTALTKAGAPRFLISEAVRGEGAHLIDRQGRRFAFDYHPDGELAPRDVVSRAIFSHLQQTEADPATAQVWLDLRPIPEDRIRHRFPNIIQVCQKWGIDILREPIPVAPAAHYWMGGVATDLMSCTTIAGLYSVGETASTGVHGANRLASNSLLECLVFGAQLGHIAFSKKEQGKDHPVPPSFQALAIVPEAWEGQKIWLEDVRSLLPKLVWQSAGICRDWQTLEPAIAQIISWRQMFTDLPLSQSFLGLPPGQAIEWVGTTVESQIRLWGETRNLLDIAFLMLKSAAFRTESRGGHYRVDYPQTDLQWQVHTLVQDQDWWTSAPIEPVIGC, via the coding sequence TTGTTCGATCAATTTGATGTTCTGGTAATTGGTGCTGGGGCGGCGGGCTTGTACGCCGCCCTTTGCCTTCCTGAGACTTTAAAGGTAGGGTTGATAACTAAAGAAACCCTATCCCTATCAGCGAGTGACTGGGCTCAGGGTGGAATTGCTGCTGTGACCGCTCCGGAAGACTCCGTTGAGCTCCACTTTCAGGATACTTTGCGGGCTGGGGCAGGGCTCTGTGATCCCTCGGCAGTCAGATTCCTGGTTGAACATGCCAGCGATTGTATTGGCACACTAGTTGAGATGGGAGTGGCCTTCGATCGTTCCCCGGCAGGAGAACTGGCCCTGACTCTGGAAGCAGCCCATTCACGACGACGGGTCTTGCATGCGGCTGACACAACTGGTCGGGCTGTGGTAACCACTCTGGCTGCCCAAGTCTTAAGCCGCAAAAATATTCAAGTATTCCAACAGACTTTTGTGCTGGACCTGTGGCTGGATGCCCAAACGGGTCATTGTCGGGGCGTCAACCTGCTCCAGAGCGATCGCCTGATTTGGTTACAGGCCGGGGCGGTGATTCTGGCAACGGGTGGGGGTGGACAGGTTTTTGCCCAAACCACAAACCCGGTAGTGAGTACGGGGGATGGGGTTGCGATCGCCTGGCGGGCAGGTGCGTTGCTCCGGGATTTAGAGTTCATGCAGTTCCATCCGACAGCTCTGACCAAAGCCGGGGCTCCCCGGTTTTTGATCAGTGAGGCGGTCCGTGGGGAAGGAGCCCATTTGATCGATCGACAGGGCAGGCGCTTTGCTTTTGACTATCACCCCGATGGGGAACTGGCCCCTAGAGATGTCGTTAGCCGGGCCATCTTCAGCCATTTGCAGCAAACTGAAGCAGATCCAGCAACAGCTCAGGTCTGGTTAGATCTGCGACCCATTCCAGAAGATCGGATTCGGCACCGTTTTCCCAATATTATTCAGGTTTGCCAGAAATGGGGGATTGATATTTTGAGAGAACCTATCCCCGTGGCTCCTGCAGCCCATTACTGGATGGGGGGGGTTGCGACTGATCTGATGAGTTGCACCACCATTGCGGGTCTTTATAGTGTGGGGGAAACGGCCAGTACCGGGGTTCATGGAGCCAATCGCTTGGCGAGCAATTCTCTTTTGGAATGCTTAGTGTTTGGGGCGCAGCTAGGACACATTGCGTTTTCCAAAAAAGAGCAGGGCAAGGATCACCCGGTTCCTCCCAGTTTCCAGGCATTAGCAATCGTGCCTGAAGCCTGGGAAGGGCAAAAAATTTGGCTGGAGGACGTGCGATCGCTGCTGCCCAAGCTAGTTTGGCAGAGTGCGGGCATCTGCCGGGATTGGCAGACCCTGGAACCCGCGATCGCCCAGATTATTTCCTGGCGGCAGATGTTTACTGACCTTCCCCTCAGTCAATCTTTCCTGGGTCTTCCTCCAGGACAGGCGATAGAATGGGTCGGAACAACGGTGGAATCCCAAATTCGGCTCTGGGGAGAAACGCGGAATTTGCTGGACATCGCTTTCCTGATGCTCAAAAGTGCGGCCTTTAGAACCGAAAGCCGGGGTGGCCACTATCGAGTAGACTATCCTCAAACAGATCTTCAATGGCAAGTCCATACCTTGGTTCAGGACCAAGACTGGTGGACCTCAGCGCCGATTGAACCTGTTATTGGTTGTTAG
- a CDS encoding tetratricopeptide repeat protein has product MGIAGLTLFTGVGQSFSAEKGSTPSRTVANGLERAADQSSANAVKADPYDLMVQSESAETYYQRGNELYDQGKFKEAVNAYKKAIQIRKDYVDAYVGLGNALDDSGNPEEAISAYKAAIKIDPNEPMIYYNMGITLARVGKMQEAARAFQTTTELKPDFVQGHNSLGNALYDLKQYEAAIKAYRQAIQRNPNFVPAYVGLGNALDDADRFEAAVEAYNQAIKIDPQNGSAYYNLGIALVRQNKKADATDAFMQARQIYASKGNTQAVKKIDQILERLKSGPVTN; this is encoded by the coding sequence TTGGGTATCGCGGGTTTAACACTTTTTACTGGAGTCGGCCAGAGCTTTTCTGCGGAGAAGGGTTCCACTCCGAGTCGAACGGTTGCTAACGGGTTGGAGCGGGCTGCAGATCAGAGTTCTGCCAATGCTGTCAAGGCTGACCCCTATGATTTAATGGTTCAGTCTGAAAGCGCTGAGACCTACTATCAGCGCGGTAATGAACTCTATGATCAGGGCAAGTTCAAAGAAGCGGTGAATGCCTATAAAAAGGCCATTCAGATCAGGAAAGATTATGTGGATGCTTATGTTGGCCTGGGGAATGCCCTAGACGACAGTGGCAACCCTGAGGAAGCAATCTCAGCCTATAAGGCAGCAATCAAGATTGATCCGAATGAGCCGATGATTTACTACAACATGGGCATTACCCTGGCCCGTGTTGGCAAGATGCAAGAGGCGGCTAGGGCTTTCCAAACGACCACTGAGCTGAAACCTGATTTTGTTCAGGGGCACAATAGTCTGGGGAATGCGCTGTATGATCTGAAACAGTATGAAGCGGCCATTAAGGCTTACCGGCAGGCTATTCAGAGAAATCCCAATTTTGTGCCAGCCTACGTGGGTTTGGGAAATGCCCTGGACGATGCCGATCGGTTTGAAGCTGCAGTTGAAGCTTACAACCAGGCCATTAAGATAGATCCTCAAAATGGCAGCGCTTACTACAATCTGGGGATTGCACTGGTCCGGCAGAATAAAAAGGCCGATGCTACGGATGCCTTCATGCAGGCTAGACAGATTTATGCCAGCAAGGGCAACACACAGGCGGTTAAGAAGATTGACCAGATCCTGGAGCGCCTGAAGTCTGGCCCGGTGACTAACTGA
- a CDS encoding PAS domain S-box protein: protein MSLLPDQAVILLIDGNPEHLGVLKQVLEGTGWLLSSANAGQAAIAQIRETQPDLILLNSTLSDLEGLEFCQQLQANPHTQSIPIILMSAVDSWSAQAALPAVVVDYLTLPLRPEEVSARVRLHLQMRSLSRELEAQNAQIEQLTEKLEHRMLECSTDLFWMMGEFNRVRLQQESCPGSPELKDVPPASQIEEILKLQGRAIAASSNGIVIVDARRSDYPTIFVNPAFEQITGYSAEEVLGRNCRFLQGKDTQQPGLQELRGVLTEGQSGIVTLRNYRKDGTLFWNELSIAPIYDEQSNLTHYIGIQTDVTERKLAEQQTQTIASRLTTLIQSLQAGILVEDEFRNIVVVNQAFCNLFHIPVPPETLIGMNCEQTAQQSKHLFQDPDHFLPRIQEILAGQKAVVGEVLYLVDERIFEFDYVPVFVDQIYRGHLWQYRDVTEREKSERSLKRQLAAVEAAIDGIAILGADDRYIYLNDAHVRLFGYETPADLIGRTWQELYQPEEIERFQREIFPVLGRDRHWQGEATARRRNGSTFAEEVSLTLIEGGGLVCVCRDITDRKIAEEQLKSSLQEKEILLKEIHHRVKNNLLVVSSLLDWQIDYLQDVAVIKIFEESQHRIQSMALIHEKLYRSENLAEINFSDYLETLARQLLFSFNLNDERIEFSVELEPVFLNIETATPCGLIVSELISNVFEHAFPDQSKGQLWLKVSANDRKQITITIKDNGVGFPDNLDFRNTQSLGLQLVCLLTQQLEGKIQMHQDNGTIFHLTFSELQYRKRL, encoded by the coding sequence ATGTCCCTCCTGCCCGATCAGGCCGTGATTTTATTGATAGATGGCAATCCTGAGCATTTGGGGGTGTTGAAGCAGGTGCTTGAGGGAACAGGATGGCTCTTGAGTAGTGCAAATGCAGGACAGGCAGCGATCGCTCAGATTCGGGAAACCCAACCGGATTTAATTCTGCTCAATAGCACGCTATCTGATCTGGAGGGTTTGGAATTTTGCCAGCAATTACAGGCCAATCCCCACACACAGTCGATTCCAATCATTCTGATGTCTGCTGTGGATTCCTGGTCCGCTCAGGCTGCTTTGCCTGCAGTTGTTGTAGATTATCTCACCCTACCCTTACGACCCGAAGAAGTTTCGGCTCGCGTTCGTCTGCATCTTCAGATGCGATCGCTCTCTCGAGAACTGGAGGCTCAGAATGCTCAAATCGAGCAACTCACTGAAAAGTTGGAACATCGGATGCTTGAGTGTTCCACCGATCTCTTCTGGATGATGGGCGAATTCAATAGGGTTCGTTTGCAGCAGGAGTCCTGCCCAGGATCTCCGGAACTCAAAGATGTTCCCCCAGCGTCCCAGATCGAAGAGATTTTGAAACTTCAGGGACGAGCGATTGCTGCCAGCAGCAATGGAATTGTAATTGTTGATGCCCGTCGATCGGATTACCCCACGATTTTTGTAAATCCGGCCTTTGAACAGATCACTGGTTACTCAGCAGAAGAAGTGTTGGGACGTAATTGCCGATTTCTCCAGGGCAAAGATACACAGCAACCTGGCCTCCAGGAACTCCGAGGTGTGCTAACAGAAGGCCAGAGTGGGATTGTGACCCTGCGTAACTATCGCAAAGATGGCACCCTTTTCTGGAATGAACTGAGCATTGCACCCATATATGACGAACAGAGCAATCTGACCCACTATATTGGCATCCAAACAGATGTCACAGAGCGCAAGCTTGCAGAGCAGCAGACTCAGACGATCGCATCGCGACTCACTACCTTAATCCAGAGCTTGCAGGCTGGGATTCTGGTGGAAGATGAGTTTCGTAATATCGTCGTTGTCAATCAGGCTTTTTGTAATCTCTTTCATATCCCAGTACCTCCAGAAACCTTAATTGGGATGAACTGTGAGCAGACTGCCCAACAATCCAAACACCTCTTTCAAGATCCAGACCATTTCCTGCCCCGTATTCAGGAGATTTTAGCAGGTCAAAAAGCAGTCGTTGGGGAAGTGCTTTATCTGGTTGATGAACGGATTTTTGAGTTTGATTATGTGCCTGTTTTTGTGGATCAAATTTATCGGGGTCATCTCTGGCAATATCGGGATGTTACAGAACGAGAGAAATCAGAACGCTCCCTGAAGCGTCAGTTGGCTGCGGTAGAGGCTGCAATCGATGGGATTGCGATTCTGGGTGCTGACGATCGGTACATCTATCTCAATGATGCCCATGTGCGGTTGTTTGGCTATGAAACTCCGGCGGATCTCATCGGTAGGACCTGGCAAGAACTCTATCAACCTGAGGAAATTGAGCGGTTTCAGCGAGAAATCTTTCCTGTGTTAGGTCGAGATCGTCACTGGCAAGGAGAAGCCACAGCCCGACGACGGAACGGATCTACTTTTGCGGAGGAAGTTTCTCTCACGTTAATCGAAGGCGGCGGATTGGTCTGTGTTTGTCGGGATATTACGGATCGCAAGATTGCAGAAGAACAACTAAAATCATCTCTACAAGAAAAAGAAATCTTGCTCAAGGAAATTCATCATCGCGTCAAAAATAATCTGCTGGTGGTTTCCAGTCTTCTAGATTGGCAGATTGATTATCTGCAAGATGTAGCTGTGATCAAAATCTTTGAAGAAAGTCAGCATCGCATCCAATCCATGGCCCTAATCCATGAAAAATTATATAGATCTGAAAATCTTGCTGAAATTAATTTCAGTGATTATTTGGAGACTCTGGCGAGGCAATTATTATTTTCTTTCAATTTGAATGACGAAAGGATTGAATTTAGCGTAGAGCTTGAACCAGTTTTTCTCAATATTGAGACAGCAACTCCCTGTGGGCTAATTGTGAGTGAGTTAATTTCTAACGTATTTGAACATGCATTTCCAGATCAAAGTAAAGGGCAACTATGGCTGAAGGTTTCTGCGAATGATCGCAAGCAAATCACGATAACAATTAAGGATAATGGAGTTGGTTTTCCGGATAATTTGGACTTCCGGAATACCCAGTCTCTGGGGTTGCAACTGGTTTGTCTTTTGACCCAACAATTGGAAGGAAAAATTCAGATGCATCAAGATAATGGCACAATCTTCCATCTCACCTTCTCAGAACTTCAATACCGCAAGAGACTCTAA
- a CDS encoding adenylate/guanylate cyclase domain-containing protein: protein MPVVSFQSTPHLILRTDRGNCYLPLVGSNCWTFGRSDDNNFVLPDRWISRNHAMLQCMETGEFYLIDLGSRNGSFINGRRVSIPVTLRNGDMLTFGQTEMEFHCSAVEQVTESSTSDKEFTATAILHVRRLISIMVVDIRDFTGLTRQVDEKLLSEVIGTWFRHAGNIIREYGSWVDKYIGDAVMAVWIHGMQGVNEAELLRIFRAVHALHKMTSDLHNQYPLPFPLRVGAGINTGYAMVGNTGTGDRPDYTALGDTVNAAFRLETCTKQIGLDLALGETTYRYCSSLNTTSDIFKEHAVHLKGYDVPTLTHACSFNSLGAFLEKLEKAG, encoded by the coding sequence ATGCCTGTGGTAAGCTTCCAGTCTACTCCCCATCTCATATTACGGACCGATCGAGGCAACTGCTACCTGCCATTGGTGGGCAGCAATTGCTGGACTTTTGGTCGAAGTGATGACAATAACTTTGTCTTGCCCGATCGCTGGATCTCCCGTAATCACGCTATGTTGCAATGCATGGAAACTGGCGAATTCTACTTAATTGATCTGGGCAGCCGAAATGGTTCATTTATCAATGGGCGCAGAGTGAGCATTCCGGTCACGCTCCGCAATGGAGATATGCTGACTTTTGGGCAGACCGAGATGGAATTCCACTGCTCAGCCGTGGAACAGGTGACGGAATCCTCGACTTCCGATAAGGAATTCACCGCTACAGCAATTCTGCATGTTCGACGTCTAATTTCGATCATGGTGGTTGATATTCGAGATTTTACCGGGTTAACCCGCCAGGTAGATGAAAAATTGCTCTCGGAAGTTATCGGCACCTGGTTTCGCCATGCGGGCAATATTATTCGCGAATACGGGAGCTGGGTTGATAAGTATATCGGTGATGCGGTGATGGCCGTCTGGATCCATGGGATGCAGGGGGTGAATGAGGCAGAGCTGTTACGTATTTTTCGGGCTGTTCATGCTCTCCATAAAATGACCAGCGATTTGCACAATCAGTATCCCCTTCCCTTTCCCCTGCGCGTGGGGGCAGGGATCAATACAGGGTATGCCATGGTCGGCAATACGGGTACCGGCGATCGTCCGGACTATACGGCCCTGGGAGATACGGTTAACGCAGCCTTCCGCTTGGAGACTTGTACCAAGCAAATTGGTCTGGATTTGGCCTTAGGAGAAACGACCTATCGCTACTGTTCCAGCTTAAATACGACGTCAGATATCTTCAAGGAGCATGCCGTACATCTGAAGGGCTACGATGTTCCAACTCTGACCCATGCCTGCTCATTCAACAGCCTGGGGGCTTTTCTGGAAAAGCTAGAAAAAGCAGGGTGA
- a CDS encoding PH domain-containing protein → MTRRQNRPGEEILWQGSPSQITNLGTYFFCGITIGLGWVAAIFCWQWPPVRDHNFSGLVLGGLLIICLGSLWMAFWQWLQVKSNSYTITTERILISQGILNRKTEEIELYRVRDVTLVQPLFLRLFGLSTLELMTTDPSSPTIVLEAVHEARMLWDEMRRCAEMARQKRGIAEIDFT, encoded by the coding sequence ATGACAAGACGTCAAAACCGACCTGGTGAAGAAATACTCTGGCAGGGATCGCCATCCCAGATTACCAACCTGGGCACTTACTTCTTTTGTGGCATCACGATCGGGCTGGGCTGGGTGGCAGCAATCTTTTGCTGGCAATGGCCTCCTGTGCGAGACCATAACTTCAGTGGTCTGGTCCTGGGGGGATTGCTGATTATCTGCCTGGGATCGCTGTGGATGGCTTTCTGGCAATGGCTACAGGTGAAAAGCAATTCTTACACCATTACCACTGAGCGGATTCTTATAAGTCAAGGAATTTTGAATCGGAAAACTGAAGAGATAGAGCTCTATCGGGTTCGGGATGTCACCTTGGTTCAACCCCTCTTCCTGCGTCTGTTTGGTCTCAGTACCCTGGAGCTGATGACGACTGACCCCTCCAGCCCCACGATCGTCCTGGAAGCGGTCCACGAAGCTCGGATGCTCTGGGATGAAATGCGCCGATGCGCCGAAATGGCGCGTCAGAAGCGAGGAATTGCAGAAATTGATTTTACCTGA
- the psbU gene encoding photosystem II complex extrinsic protein PsbU — MKCFVRWFAVLTVVLAGLAGWPMPQPAHAANLGGLLVRPASVLVAAEPIRNAMDDKLKTEFGKKIDLNNTNVRAFMQYPGMYPTLAKLVLKNAPFEEVGDVLRIPGLTDSQKETLKANLGNFTVTSVENALVEGGDRYNNGIYK, encoded by the coding sequence ATGAAATGCTTCGTTCGTTGGTTTGCGGTTCTGACTGTTGTCCTGGCTGGTTTGGCTGGATGGCCCATGCCTCAGCCTGCCCATGCTGCTAATCTGGGTGGGCTACTAGTCCGTCCAGCCTCTGTTCTAGTAGCAGCAGAACCCATCCGCAACGCGATGGATGACAAGCTGAAAACTGAATTCGGCAAAAAAATTGATTTGAATAATACAAATGTCCGGGCGTTCATGCAATATCCAGGGATGTACCCCACTCTGGCCAAGTTGGTTCTCAAAAACGCTCCTTTTGAAGAAGTTGGGGATGTGCTGAGAATCCCAGGGTTGACTGATAGCCAGAAAGAGACTCTGAAGGCTAACCTGGGGAACTTTACGGTAACTTCGGTTGAAAATGCCTTGGTAGAGGGTGGTGATCGTTACAATAACGGCATCTATAAATAA
- a CDS encoding Npun_R2479 family HD domain-containing metalloprotein, with protein sequence MFNPTELLINSFVDQLKEGYHRTYGGWKSDYQDIIAWAGNMALENIANSDALYHNVEHTILVALVGQEILRGKHIREGGVSCEDWLHFIISLVCHDIGYVKGVCQDDKDGYYATGQDGNKVKLRAGSSDASLTPYHVDRAKLFIDERFGGHRLIDADVIKQNIELTRFPVPLAGDHKDTVYYPGLIRASDLIGQLSDPRYLKKICALFYEFEETGVNKHLGYRTPEDLRKNYPKFYWHGVYPYVKDALNYLSLTQQGKQIVANLYSNVFVVEHEV encoded by the coding sequence ATGTTTAATCCAACTGAACTATTGATCAATAGCTTTGTCGATCAGCTCAAAGAGGGCTACCACCGCACCTATGGGGGCTGGAAGTCTGACTATCAAGACATTATCGCCTGGGCCGGTAATATGGCTCTGGAAAATATTGCCAACAGTGATGCCCTGTATCATAACGTCGAACATACTATCCTGGTAGCGCTGGTTGGGCAAGAAATTCTCCGGGGCAAGCATATTCGAGAAGGCGGGGTTTCCTGCGAAGACTGGTTACACTTCATCATTTCCCTGGTCTGTCATGATATTGGTTACGTCAAAGGTGTTTGCCAGGACGATAAAGACGGCTACTATGCAACTGGGCAGGATGGGAATAAGGTCAAGCTTCGAGCTGGCTCTTCCGATGCCAGTTTGACCCCTTACCATGTCGATCGGGCAAAGTTGTTTATCGATGAACGGTTTGGTGGGCACCGACTCATTGATGCCGATGTCATCAAACAGAACATTGAGTTAACCCGCTTTCCTGTGCCTCTGGCTGGCGACCATAAGGATACAGTGTATTATCCTGGCTTGATTCGGGCATCTGATTTAATTGGCCAGCTCAGCGATCCGCGATACCTGAAAAAGATTTGCGCCCTGTTTTATGAGTTTGAGGAAACAGGCGTGAACAAGCATCTGGGTTATCGCACACCAGAAGACCTGCGCAAGAACTACCCCAAGTTCTATTGGCACGGGGTCTATCCTTATGTCAAAGATGCGTTAAACTACCTTTCTCTGACCCAACAGGGGAAACAAATCGTTGCTAATCTCTATTCCAACGTTTTCGTCGTAGAGCACGAAGTATGA
- a CDS encoding ABC transporter permease, which yields MNWWQKLKNNLLARLGAIILLAFYLLVFTADFVAPYSPCDEASINQGFCRPQQDGALLPPTQIHFWDRSGRWVGPHVYPTIQGPVDLETGDRNLIIDWQKPSPIHLLAQGDSYNFLQIRLPLPVQVIPQLKVEDIEIFKGFPGNVHLFGTSGEGKINLLGTDEQARDQLSRLIHGGRISLTIGLVGVAITFPLGMLVGGISGYFGGWIDSVLMRLVEVLMTIPEIYLLVALAAVLPSGLSSSQKFLLIVLITSFIRWAGLARVIRGQVLSIKEREFVQAARAMGGTPLYIILRHVLPQTATYIIIAATLSIPSFIVAEAVLSLIGLGIQPPDPSWGNMLSLATNASILVLQPWLVWSPAFLIVLTVLAFNLLGDGLRDALDPRSLRR from the coding sequence ATGAACTGGTGGCAGAAACTCAAAAACAATCTCCTGGCACGATTGGGTGCAATCATTCTTCTGGCATTTTATTTGCTGGTCTTTACTGCTGATTTCGTTGCTCCCTACAGTCCCTGCGATGAAGCGTCAATTAACCAGGGGTTTTGTCGGCCCCAGCAGGATGGAGCTTTACTTCCACCCACCCAAATCCATTTTTGGGATCGGTCAGGGCGATGGGTTGGTCCTCATGTCTATCCGACGATCCAGGGACCGGTGGATCTGGAAACGGGCGATCGTAACCTGATTATTGATTGGCAAAAACCCTCTCCTATTCATCTGTTGGCCCAGGGAGACTCCTACAACTTTTTGCAAATCAGGCTGCCCCTGCCAGTACAGGTAATTCCCCAGTTAAAAGTCGAGGACATTGAGATTTTCAAGGGATTCCCCGGTAATGTCCATCTATTCGGAACCTCAGGAGAAGGCAAGATCAATCTGCTAGGCACAGATGAACAGGCCAGAGATCAATTAAGCCGCCTGATCCATGGCGGGCGGATTAGTCTCACCATTGGTCTGGTCGGGGTGGCGATTACCTTCCCCCTGGGCATGCTCGTTGGAGGCATTTCTGGCTATTTTGGGGGCTGGATAGACAGCGTCTTAATGCGGTTGGTAGAAGTGCTGATGACCATTCCAGAAATTTACCTGCTGGTGGCACTAGCGGCTGTCCTTCCTTCTGGGCTATCGAGTAGTCAAAAGTTCTTACTCATTGTGCTGATCACCTCCTTCATCCGATGGGCAGGCTTGGCCCGTGTGATTCGGGGTCAGGTTCTGTCCATCAAGGAACGGGAGTTCGTTCAGGCTGCCCGAGCAATGGGCGGAACCCCCCTCTACATCATCCTTCGCCATGTTCTGCCCCAAACCGCCACCTATATTATTATTGCTGCCACCCTCTCTATCCCCAGCTTCATTGTGGCGGAAGCCGTCCTGAGCCTGATTGGTTTGGGCATTCAGCCTCCTGATCCATCCTGGGGAAATATGCTGTCTCTGGCGACCAATGCCTCGATTCTGGTGTTGCAACCCTGGCTGGTCTGGTCTCCGGCTTTTTTGATTGTTCTGACCGTCCTTGCTTTTAACCTCCTGGGAGATGGACTCCGAGATGCCCTTGATCCCCGCAGTTTGCGCCGATGA
- a CDS encoding HAD family hydrolase: MAALTPALLALDFDGVLCDGLIEYFQSTWRAYCRIWPDGPSSPPEGVADRFYRLRPVIETGWEMPILLQALLQNIPDDEILSHWPTLAEQLVQEAKLVPTELSALLDGTRDEWIAADLESWLANHRFYPGVVEQVQTWLTSPLMLIIITTKEGRFVHQLLQQQGIGLAEHQIIGKESRKPKAQSLRELLAAHHLTPDRVWFVEDRLKTLQGVQKQPDLADVRLFLAEWGYVTDRDRQIAQNDQQIHLLSLAQFTQDFSEWP, encoded by the coding sequence ATGGCTGCTTTAACCCCTGCCCTCCTGGCATTAGATTTCGATGGTGTGCTGTGTGATGGATTGATTGAATATTTCCAGTCCACCTGGCGGGCTTACTGTAGAATATGGCCGGATGGTCCTTCCAGCCCACCGGAGGGAGTAGCCGATCGGTTCTACCGGTTGCGTCCGGTGATTGAAACGGGTTGGGAAATGCCGATCCTGCTGCAGGCCCTGTTGCAGAATATTCCAGATGACGAAATTTTATCTCACTGGCCGACTTTGGCAGAACAACTGGTGCAAGAGGCGAAGCTGGTTCCGACTGAACTGTCTGCCCTATTGGATGGAACGCGAGATGAATGGATTGCTGCTGACCTGGAGAGTTGGTTGGCAAATCATCGCTTCTATCCTGGTGTAGTAGAGCAGGTGCAAACCTGGCTCACCTCTCCTCTGATGCTCATCATTATTACGACGAAAGAAGGCCGGTTTGTACACCAATTGTTGCAGCAGCAGGGAATCGGGCTGGCTGAACACCAGATTATTGGCAAAGAATCCCGGAAACCCAAGGCCCAGTCCTTGCGCGAACTGCTGGCGGCACATCATCTGACTCCCGATCGCGTGTGGTTTGTAGAGGATCGCCTCAAGACCCTCCAGGGGGTACAAAAGCAGCCAGATCTGGCGGATGTCCGGCTATTCCTGGCGGAATGGGGCTATGTGACAGATCGCGATCGACAGATTGCCCAAAACGATCAACAGATCCATCTTTTGTCCCTAGCTCAGTTCACCCAGGACTTTTCTGAGTGGCCCTAA
- a CDS encoding DUF3120 domain-containing protein: MLNSISSVRSPLKESSLHLMESDTPVSLVIPFHLRSAGWVLAAAIFLVSVPVFLQAPLVRLVPLLSLVLTGGWLILGLRLLHRSSTRLWGDILLGFAGSWLAGSIYWGWLRWEPLLHIPTEAICLPLALWCLIQGRFQVGSFFYLGSLIGTAITDLYFYLVELIPHWRKLMQVDAELATPIYQSAIAAVTTSWGLSWVVILLIVLLIIGVLPLWSRSMGWWAFSGAVLGTILVDGLFWLAASAS, from the coding sequence TTGTTAAATTCCATTTCATCGGTCCGCTCTCCCCTGAAAGAATCCAGCTTGCACCTGATGGAGAGCGATACTCCTGTCTCACTGGTGATTCCTTTTCACCTTCGAAGCGCCGGATGGGTTCTGGCTGCAGCCATTTTTCTCGTATCGGTGCCAGTATTTTTGCAGGCTCCACTGGTGCGCCTCGTTCCCCTGCTTAGTTTGGTTTTGACTGGGGGGTGGTTAATCCTCGGTCTGAGATTGCTGCATCGATCATCGACCCGGCTTTGGGGAGATATCCTTTTGGGCTTTGCGGGCAGTTGGTTGGCGGGTTCTATTTACTGGGGATGGTTACGCTGGGAACCCCTGCTTCACATTCCAACAGAAGCGATTTGTCTCCCCCTGGCCCTCTGGTGCTTGATTCAGGGCCGGTTCCAGGTTGGCAGTTTCTTCTATTTAGGATCGTTGATTGGGACTGCAATCACGGACCTTTACTTCTATCTGGTGGAACTGATTCCCCACTGGCGAAAATTGATGCAGGTTGACGCAGAATTGGCAACCCCGATTTATCAAAGTGCGATCGCGGCTGTGACCACCTCCTGGGGCCTCAGTTGGGTGGTAATCTTGCTGATTGTGCTTCTGATTATTGGAGTTTTGCCCCTCTGGTCCCGAAGTATGGGGTGGTGGGCATTTAGTGGTGCCGTTTTGGGTACTATTTTAGTGGATGGCCTGTTCTGGTTGGCAGCTTCTGCAAGCTAG